The Iamia majanohamensis genome window below encodes:
- a CDS encoding DUF983 domain-containing protein has product MPSELSPADADVPPPDWGQMLRRGARRRCPRCGGGDLFRTYWSIRDRCPRCGLLFAREPGYFTGVYLVNLAVVLTLLFVVVMAFAVWLSGHPGASLVPPLALGGALAVLVPIAFYPFARTIWSAVDLAFTPMELDEILEAAEASDEDDEDPDDTEVDDDPP; this is encoded by the coding sequence GTGCCCTCCGAGCTCTCCCCGGCCGACGCCGACGTCCCCCCGCCCGACTGGGGCCAGATGCTCCGCCGCGGGGCGCGCCGCCGCTGCCCTCGCTGCGGGGGCGGCGACCTCTTCCGCACCTACTGGTCGATCCGGGACCGCTGCCCCCGCTGCGGCCTGCTCTTCGCCCGGGAGCCCGGCTACTTCACCGGCGTCTACCTGGTGAACCTGGCGGTGGTCCTGACCCTCCTCTTCGTGGTGGTGATGGCCTTCGCGGTGTGGCTGAGCGGGCACCCCGGCGCCTCGCTCGTGCCGCCCCTGGCCCTGGGCGGCGCCCTCGCCGTGCTCGTGCCCATCGCCTTCTACCCCTTCGCCCGGACGATCTGGTCGGCGGTCGACCTGGCCTTCACCCCCATGGAGCTCGACGAGATCCTCGAGGCGGCCGAGGCCTCCGACGAGGACGACGAGGACCCCGACGACACCGAGGTCGACGACGACCCGCCCTGA
- a CDS encoding delta-60 repeat domain-containing protein: MSTARTRSLALALAVASLLVVAAAPTAAGAAPPPAAHAVVANPNPVDTTPHVLDGRTEASLDVGSRVLVGGSFTRVKRWSRPEVFPRTNLFAYDEATGAIDPVFAPQPTGKVTALLAAPDGKVFVAGQFKGIGGTASSYLVKIDPVTGAVDPTFAPAVNGMVYDLHLANGRLYVGGTFSKVRNLARTNFAVLDPTTGKAGAASVPFAAAPAGTTRVMRLDVTPDGTKLVAIGNFASVGGQVRQNVAVLDLTPDGGAAVSSWRTDGYRYGVCGTGWDSVVYDVDISPDGSWFVVVTTGGPRGDQVLCDVAARWETYATGPATPTWKNYTGGDSLTAVAVTGAAVYVGGHMRWMDNPQGRDSAGPGAVPRSGIAALDPATGRALPWNPGRERGLRVMRIVPTPDGLFVLSDSDKFAGEFHPKLTRLTTAGGLAH, from the coding sequence ATGTCGACCGCCCGCACCCGCTCGCTGGCCCTGGCCCTCGCCGTGGCCTCGCTCCTCGTCGTGGCCGCGGCCCCGACCGCCGCCGGGGCCGCCCCGCCCCCGGCCGCCCACGCCGTGGTGGCCAACCCCAACCCAGTCGACACCACCCCCCACGTGCTCGACGGGCGCACCGAGGCGTCGCTCGACGTCGGCAGCCGCGTCCTCGTCGGTGGCTCCTTCACGCGGGTCAAGCGGTGGAGCCGGCCCGAGGTCTTCCCCCGCACCAACCTCTTCGCCTACGACGAGGCCACCGGCGCCATCGACCCCGTGTTCGCCCCCCAGCCCACGGGCAAGGTCACGGCCCTCCTGGCGGCCCCGGACGGCAAGGTCTTCGTCGCCGGGCAGTTCAAGGGGATCGGCGGGACGGCCAGCTCCTACCTCGTCAAGATCGACCCCGTGACCGGGGCGGTCGACCCCACCTTCGCCCCGGCCGTCAACGGCATGGTCTACGACCTCCACCTGGCCAACGGCCGGCTCTACGTCGGCGGCACCTTCAGCAAGGTCCGCAACCTGGCCCGCACCAACTTCGCCGTCCTCGACCCCACCACCGGCAAGGCCGGCGCGGCCTCGGTCCCCTTCGCGGCGGCGCCCGCGGGGACCACCCGGGTGATGCGGCTCGACGTCACCCCGGACGGCACCAAGCTGGTCGCCATCGGCAACTTCGCCTCGGTCGGGGGCCAGGTCCGCCAGAACGTGGCCGTGCTCGACCTCACCCCCGACGGCGGGGCCGCCGTGTCGTCGTGGCGCACCGACGGCTACCGCTACGGCGTGTGCGGCACCGGCTGGGACTCGGTCGTCTACGACGTCGACATCTCACCCGACGGGTCGTGGTTCGTGGTCGTCACCACAGGCGGGCCCCGCGGCGACCAGGTCCTCTGCGACGTGGCCGCCCGCTGGGAGACCTACGCCACGGGCCCCGCCACGCCCACGTGGAAGAACTACACCGGCGGCGACAGCCTCACCGCGGTGGCCGTCACCGGTGCCGCGGTGTACGTCGGAGGCCACATGCGGTGGATGGACAACCCCCAGGGGCGGGACTCGGCCGGCCCCGGGGCAGTGCCCCGGTCCGGCATCGCCGCCCTCGACCCCGCCACGGGCCGGGCCCTGCCGTGGAACCCGGGCCGGGAACGGGGCCTGCGGGTCATGCGCATCGTGCCCACGCCCGACGGGCTCTTCGTGCTGAGCGACAGCGACAAGTTCGCCGGCGAGTTCCACCCCAAGCTCACCCGCCTCACCACCGCCGGCGGCCTCGCCCACTGA
- a CDS encoding MarR family winged helix-turn-helix transcriptional regulator, with translation MATASPAPDGTRTRAADDIVGVLRLSARFRAHFAELVAAHPLLGPAGLRPPTFAVLRGIDMSRAPSQRELADHIGLHPSDMVALLDDLEGRAWVVRSRDPEDRRRHALALTDGGREALEVLEELAAEAGDRVLAPLGRADRAAFRSLVGQVVSAERG, from the coding sequence ATGGCCACCGCCAGCCCCGCCCCCGACGGGACCCGCACCCGGGCCGCCGACGACATCGTCGGGGTGCTGCGCCTCTCGGCCCGCTTCCGCGCCCACTTCGCCGAGCTGGTGGCGGCCCACCCCCTGCTCGGCCCGGCCGGGCTCCGCCCCCCGACCTTCGCGGTGCTGCGGGGCATCGACATGTCCCGGGCCCCGTCGCAGCGGGAGCTGGCCGACCACATCGGGCTGCACCCCTCCGACATGGTCGCCCTGCTCGACGACCTCGAGGGCCGGGCCTGGGTGGTCCGCAGCCGCGACCCCGAGGACCGCCGACGCCACGCCCTCGCCCTCACCGACGGCGGCCGCGAGGCGCTCGAGGTGCTCGAGGAGCTGGCCGCCGAGGCCGGCGACCGGGTCCTCGCCCCCCTGGGGCGGGCCGACCGGGCCGCGTTCCGGTCGCTGGTGGGCCAGGTGGTGAGCGCCGAGCGGGGCTGA
- a CDS encoding serine/threonine-protein kinase, translating into MAALTPPLAAGRPVDTAEDALAPGSVLDGGRYRVGSPLGRGGFGITYEADDLRLRRPVAIKELFPDQARRDGASVVVPGGAAEGFTRARQRFLREATTLARFGHPAIVRIFAVFEEHGTAYLVLERLDGQTLAEELSGRRGPFTEAEALDVAAQVAAALSIVHRAGVLHRDVSPANLVRTTDGRVVLIDFGLARPFADDRTTAMTRIVTPGYAPPEQHEGVARFSARADVYALGATLHRLLSGRVPPAAGARERGASPEALWRVNPTVSRTVSDAVGRALALDPRDRPSTVGDLLELLGVPTDDLDLRDLPPAAPAPDELATIEAALGAPVTVADDGGPDGAGPDGATRAADDPPPATEPARATDDEEPDGGDPDRGTALVGPAPSSPPGPVPEWSVAVGDAHPAREATPARRGGRTEGPGRPSADRPTTAWSPPPADGAGARPRIRPASHVVPAPHPQGRRPGVPGGSPLAPLVGPSPDRMAGPTGGPPRGLAWVTLPLGLAGTALASAQPATVTLVIGLVVAPVLATVGDHLQRPDRHPGWAVGWWARNLLIGLVRALAPLLLLAFGLLLWYGTEAFDGLAAAGPWVLRATGVAAGGVMCLSVGQGGTGFRSHLALDALARRLLPSGRPTLPAAVLVLVCVALAAAGLWFQPEAWPLGG; encoded by the coding sequence GTGGCCGCCCTGACCCCGCCCCTCGCGGCCGGCCGCCCCGTGGACACCGCCGAGGACGCCCTGGCGCCCGGATCGGTCCTCGACGGCGGCCGCTACCGCGTCGGATCCCCGCTCGGACGGGGCGGCTTCGGCATCACCTACGAGGCCGACGACCTGCGGTTGCGGCGTCCGGTCGCCATCAAGGAGCTCTTCCCGGACCAGGCCCGGCGCGACGGCGCGTCGGTCGTGGTGCCCGGCGGGGCGGCCGAGGGCTTCACCCGGGCCCGCCAGCGCTTCCTCCGCGAGGCCACCACCCTGGCCCGGTTCGGCCACCCGGCCATCGTCCGCATCTTCGCCGTGTTCGAGGAGCACGGCACGGCCTACCTGGTGCTCGAGCGCCTCGACGGCCAGACACTGGCGGAGGAGCTGTCCGGGCGGCGCGGCCCGTTCACCGAGGCCGAGGCCCTCGACGTCGCCGCCCAGGTGGCGGCCGCCCTCTCGATCGTGCACCGGGCCGGCGTGCTGCACCGCGACGTCAGCCCCGCCAACCTGGTCCGCACCACCGACGGCCGGGTCGTGCTCATCGACTTCGGGCTGGCCCGGCCCTTCGCCGACGACCGGACCACGGCCATGACCCGCATCGTGACGCCGGGCTACGCCCCGCCCGAGCAGCACGAGGGGGTGGCCCGCTTCTCCGCCCGGGCCGACGTCTACGCCCTCGGCGCCACCCTGCACCGCCTGCTCTCGGGCCGGGTCCCGCCCGCCGCCGGGGCCCGGGAGCGGGGCGCGTCGCCCGAGGCGCTGTGGCGGGTGAACCCGACCGTGAGCCGGACGGTGAGCGACGCCGTCGGCCGCGCCCTCGCCCTCGACCCCCGGGACCGGCCCTCCACCGTGGGTGACCTGCTGGAGCTCCTGGGCGTGCCCACCGACGACCTCGACCTCCGCGACCTGCCCCCGGCGGCCCCCGCCCCCGACGAGCTGGCCACCATCGAGGCCGCCCTCGGCGCGCCCGTCACCGTCGCCGACGACGGCGGCCCCGACGGGGCCGGGCCCGACGGCGCCACCCGGGCCGCCGACGACCCGCCGCCGGCCACCGAGCCGGCCCGGGCGACAGACGACGAGGAGCCCGACGGCGGCGACCCCGACCGGGGGACCGCCCTGGTGGGCCCGGCCCCGTCGTCGCCGCCCGGCCCCGTGCCGGAGTGGTCGGTCGCCGTTGGCGACGCGCACCCCGCTCGCGAGGCGACCCCGGCCCGCCGGGGTGGTCGCACGGAGGGGCCGGGCCGCCCGTCGGCGGACCGCCCGACCACGGCGTGGTCCCCGCCGCCCGCCGACGGCGCCGGGGCCCGACCGCGCATCCGGCCGGCCAGCCACGTCGTGCCCGCACCCCACCCCCAGGGGCGGCGTCCGGGGGTGCCCGGCGGGTCGCCGCTGGCCCCGCTGGTGGGCCCGAGCCCGGACCGCATGGCCGGCCCGACCGGTGGTCCGCCCCGGGGCCTGGCCTGGGTGACCCTCCCGCTGGGGCTGGCCGGCACCGCCCTGGCCAGCGCCCAGCCCGCCACCGTCACCCTCGTGATCGGCCTCGTGGTGGCCCCGGTCCTGGCCACCGTCGGCGACCACCTCCAGCGCCCCGACCGCCATCCCGGGTGGGCCGTCGGGTGGTGGGCGCGCAACCTGCTGATCGGCCTGGTCCGGGCCCTGGCCCCCCTCCTGCTCCTCGCCTTCGGCCTGCTGCTCTGGTACGGCACCGAGGCCTTCGACGGCCTCGCCGCCGCCGGGCCGTGGGTGCTGCGGGCCACGGGCGTGGCGGCCGGTGGGGTGATGTGCCTCTCGGTCGGCCAGGGCGGCACCGGCTTCCGCAGCCACCTCGCCCTCGACGCCCTCGCCCGGCGCCTCCTCCCCTCGGGGCGGCCGACCCTGCCCGCGGCGGTCCTCGTGCTGGTCTGCGTGGCGCTGGCCGCCGCCGGCCTCTGGTTCCAGCCCGAGGCCTGGCCCCTCGGCGGCTAG
- a CDS encoding ATP-binding cassette domain-containing protein, whose amino-acid sequence MEAPTPAAGAVEPAVHVRGLVKRYGEVTAVDGIDLDVHKGETFGFLGPNGAGKSTTISILCTLARPSEGSARVAGHDVVTERDEVRRHIGLVFQDTTLDQYLTAERNLRFHAELYGVPRDLLDDRLRKVLEMVGLWERRGSKVQNFSGGMKRRLEIARGLLHSPRVLFLDEPTVGLDPQTRLSIWGYIDELRQTEDITIFLTTHYMDEAENCDRIAIMDAGRVIALDTPAGLKASLGTDTVRLRTPDDAVAAEDLRDRFQLDPTVGSEGITVGVPDGEGFVPTVVTGLRVPVTSISVSRPTLDDVFLSYTGRTIRDAEQAPGMTNPFAQTRR is encoded by the coding sequence ATGGAGGCACCCACCCCGGCGGCGGGGGCCGTCGAGCCCGCCGTCCACGTGCGCGGCCTGGTCAAGCGCTACGGCGAGGTGACCGCGGTCGACGGCATCGACCTCGACGTCCACAAGGGGGAGACCTTCGGGTTCCTCGGCCCCAACGGCGCCGGCAAGTCGACGACCATCAGCATCCTCTGCACCCTGGCCCGCCCGTCGGAGGGCTCGGCCCGCGTCGCCGGCCACGACGTGGTGACCGAGCGCGACGAGGTGCGTCGCCACATCGGCCTCGTGTTCCAGGACACGACGCTCGACCAGTACCTCACCGCCGAGCGCAACCTGCGCTTCCACGCCGAGCTCTACGGGGTGCCCCGCGACCTCCTCGACGACCGGCTCCGCAAGGTGCTCGAGATGGTCGGGCTCTGGGAGCGGCGGGGATCGAAGGTCCAGAACTTCTCCGGGGGCATGAAGCGACGGCTGGAGATCGCCCGGGGCCTGCTCCACTCGCCCCGCGTCCTCTTCCTCGACGAGCCCACCGTCGGCCTCGACCCCCAGACCCGCCTCTCGATCTGGGGCTACATCGATGAGCTGCGCCAGACCGAGGACATCACCATCTTCCTCACCACCCACTACATGGACGAAGCCGAGAACTGCGACCGGATCGCGATCATGGACGCCGGCCGGGTGATCGCCCTCGACACCCCGGCCGGACTCAAGGCCTCGCTCGGCACCGACACCGTGCGGCTCCGCACCCCCGACGACGCGGTCGCGGCCGAGGACCTCCGCGACCGCTTCCAGCTCGACCCCACCGTGGGCTCGGAGGGCATCACCGTGGGGGTGCCCGACGGCGAGGGCTTCGTGCCCACCGTCGTGACCGGCCTGCGCGTGCCGGTGACCTCGATCAGCGTCAGCCGTCCCACCCTCGACGACGTGTTCCTCTCCTACACCGGGCGCACCATCCGCGACGCGGAGCAGGCCCCCGGCATGACCAACCCCTTCGCCCAGACCCGGCGGTGA
- a CDS encoding EAL domain-containing protein — MRSGARLLPGGSAVAGTAPSTVDRLLAPGALRPQLQPIVDLASTEVVAFEALARWPGLADTDPAQAFAAARSEGRVAELDRACQAAALSAVRAAGMDPGLTLFLNVEPAGLAPGADAGPAPGLDRDGTRIVLELTERALTRSPSELLALVAWARSRGLGIALDDVGADPASLALLPFVAPDVVKLDMSLVQQRTTRARAAIATAVMAHAERTGATVLAEGIETLEHLQQARALGATLGQGWMFGRPGPLPPIPSPTGGVALLPHLAADPPTPFDLVADDPRRRVGSVATLLGLSHHIEAQGAALHPPPVLLGAFQHAARFTPATARRYAELASWSPLVGALGVGLGPEPAPGVRGAALDAGDPLAQEWTVVVVGPHYTGALIAREVEATDTGERRFAFLVTHDVDLVTAAARSLMARLVPAPPGAPA, encoded by the coding sequence ATGCGCAGTGGTGCCCGTCTGCTCCCCGGGGGCTCCGCGGTGGCGGGCACGGCCCCGTCCACCGTGGACCGCCTCCTCGCGCCCGGGGCCCTCCGCCCGCAGCTCCAGCCCATCGTCGACCTGGCGTCGACCGAGGTGGTGGCCTTCGAGGCCCTGGCCCGCTGGCCGGGGCTGGCCGACACCGACCCGGCCCAGGCCTTCGCCGCCGCCCGGTCCGAGGGGCGGGTCGCCGAGCTGGACCGGGCCTGCCAGGCCGCGGCGCTGTCCGCCGTCCGGGCCGCCGGCATGGATCCCGGGCTCACCCTCTTCCTGAACGTCGAGCCCGCCGGCCTGGCACCTGGCGCCGACGCCGGGCCGGCCCCCGGGCTGGACCGGGACGGCACGCGGATCGTCCTGGAGCTGACCGAGCGGGCCCTCACCCGCAGCCCGTCAGAGCTCCTCGCCCTCGTCGCCTGGGCCCGGTCCCGGGGCCTGGGGATCGCGCTCGACGACGTGGGCGCCGACCCGGCGTCGCTCGCCCTGCTGCCCTTCGTGGCCCCCGACGTGGTGAAGCTCGACATGAGCCTCGTCCAGCAGCGGACGACCCGGGCGCGCGCCGCCATCGCCACGGCCGTGATGGCCCACGCCGAGCGCACCGGCGCGACCGTGCTGGCCGAGGGCATCGAGACCCTCGAGCACCTGCAGCAGGCCCGGGCCCTCGGCGCCACCCTCGGGCAGGGCTGGATGTTCGGCCGCCCCGGTCCTCTGCCCCCCATTCCCTCGCCCACCGGGGGCGTCGCCCTTCTCCCCCACCTCGCGGCGGACCCGCCGACCCCGTTCGACCTGGTCGCCGACGACCCCCGCCGGCGGGTGGGGTCGGTGGCGACCCTGCTCGGGCTGTCGCACCACATCGAGGCGCAGGGCGCGGCGCTCCACCCGCCTCCGGTGCTGCTGGGGGCCTTCCAGCACGCGGCGCGCTTCACGCCCGCCACCGCCCGTCGCTACGCCGAGCTGGCCTCGTGGAGCCCGCTCGTGGGTGCCCTCGGCGTGGGGCTCGGCCCCGAGCCCGCCCCGGGCGTGCGGGGCGCCGCCCTCGACGCCGGCGACCCGCTGGCCCAGGAGTGGACCGTCGTGGTCGTCGGGCCGCACTACACCGGTGCGCTGATCGCCCGCGAGGTGGAGGCGACCGACACCGGCGAGCGCCGCTTCGCCTTCCTCGTCACCCACGACGTCGACCTCGTCACCGCCGCGGCCCGCTCGCTCATGGCGCGCCTGGTCCCCGCACCGCCCGGCGCGCCGGCCTGA
- a CDS encoding ABC transporter permease, which produces MTTTSPSPATDRPAPVVPVLVAQAGFRRDLQAVKVVMHRELIRFSQDRLRFASALVQPVLFLFVLGVGLSSLTREATGDVDLQTFMYPGILATSTMFTAVFSAVSIVWDREFGFLREMLVAPVRRSSIILGKALGGALVATLQSIVILLLGPVVGVPLTPLLALAILGQVFLLSFTLTSLGLVVVARIQQIQTVMGIMQMVVLPLSFLSGALYPISGLPTWLTILVKLNPVTYAVNPVRTATFSQVDASQEALDALNPPITWFGWEVPIAVQLALVAVLGVVFLAVAVRQFKTVE; this is translated from the coding sequence GTGACCACCACCTCCCCCTCCCCGGCGACCGACCGGCCCGCGCCCGTCGTCCCGGTGCTCGTGGCCCAGGCCGGGTTCCGGCGCGACCTCCAGGCCGTCAAGGTGGTGATGCACCGCGAGCTCATCCGGTTCTCCCAGGACCGGCTCCGGTTCGCCTCGGCCCTGGTGCAGCCCGTGCTCTTCCTCTTCGTGCTGGGCGTCGGGCTGTCGTCGCTCACCCGGGAGGCCACCGGCGACGTCGACCTCCAGACGTTCATGTACCCCGGCATCCTCGCCACCTCGACCATGTTCACCGCCGTGTTCTCGGCGGTGTCGATCGTGTGGGACCGGGAGTTCGGGTTCCTGCGGGAGATGCTGGTGGCGCCGGTGCGGCGGAGCTCGATCATCCTGGGCAAGGCCCTCGGGGGCGCCCTGGTCGCCACCCTGCAGAGCATCGTGATCCTGCTGCTCGGCCCGGTGGTCGGCGTCCCCCTCACCCCACTGCTGGCCCTCGCCATCCTCGGCCAGGTCTTCCTCCTGTCGTTCACCCTCACCTCCCTCGGGCTGGTGGTGGTGGCCCGCATCCAGCAGATCCAGACGGTGATGGGGATCATGCAGATGGTGGTGCTGCCGCTGTCGTTCCTCTCCGGCGCCCTGTACCCGATCAGCGGCCTGCCCACCTGGCTGACGATCCTGGTCAAGCTCAACCCCGTCACCTACGCGGTGAACCCGGTCCGGACGGCGACCTTCAGCCAGGTCGATGCCTCCCAGGAGGCCCTCGACGCCCTCAACCCGCCGATCACCTGGTTCGGCTGGGAGGTGCCCATCGCGGTCCAGCTGGCCCTGGTCGCGGTGCTCGGCGTGGTCTTCCTGGCCGTCGCCGTGCGCCAGTTCAAGACGGTGGAGTAG